A window of the Cannabis sativa cultivar Pink pepper isolate KNU-18-1 chromosome X, ASM2916894v1, whole genome shotgun sequence genome harbors these coding sequences:
- the LOC133029054 gene encoding small ribosomal subunit protein uS10c-like isoform X2: MAVSSVSATLIPSLSLSTSSSSSFKPKLSPFSLHFANSSAKLRTVKPSQSSTRVYAAPEVLEPPPETLDESGAETLEVGGSDIYIYMEEVLMVTFLM, from the exons ATGGCGGTTTCTTCAGTATCTGCAACCTTAatcccttctctttctctctctacttcctcttcttcttcatttaaACCAAAGCTTTCTCCTTTTTCTTTACACTTTGCTAACTCCTCCGCTAAGCTCAGAACTGTAAAACCTTCACAGTCCTCAACTAGGGTTTATGCTGCTCCTGAAGTGTTGGAACCCCCTCCAGAAACATTAGATGAGTCTGGTGCCGAGACCCTTGAG gttgGAGGttctgatatatatatatatatggaggaggttctaatggttacatttttaatgTAA
- the LOC133029054 gene encoding small ribosomal subunit protein uS10c-like isoform X1: MAVSSVSATLIPSLSLSTSSSSSFKPKLSPFSLHFANSSAKLRTVKPSQSSTRVYAAPEVLEPPPETLDESGAETLEGKKVKVPIFLVPATQKVWMDLYSLLNFYQSVKDLKNHSKQLHQDQSIHG, from the exons ATGGCGGTTTCTTCAGTATCTGCAACCTTAatcccttctctttctctctctacttcctcttcttcttcatttaaACCAAAGCTTTCTCCTTTTTCTTTACACTTTGCTAACTCCTCCGCTAAGCTCAGAACTGTAAAACCTTCACAGTCCTCAACTAGGGTTTATGCTGCTCCTGAAGTGTTGGAACCCCCTCCAGAAACATTAGATGAGTCTGGTGCCGAGACCCTTGAG GGCAAAAAGGTTAAAGTTCCAATATTCCTTGTCCCAGCTACCCAAAAG GTGTGGATGGACTTATATAGTCTTCTAAATTTTTATCAATCtgtaaaagatttaaaaaatcacTCTAAACAACTACATCAGGATCAATCCATTCATGGTTAA